A part of Vigna radiata var. radiata cultivar VC1973A chromosome 11, Vradiata_ver6, whole genome shotgun sequence genomic DNA contains:
- the LOC106776558 gene encoding agamous-like MADS-box protein AGL61, with protein MMKKKCSSGRQRIPIEKIPKKSHLQVTFSKRRSGLFKKASELCTLCGVEIAIIVFSPADKAFSFGHPQVESVVDSYVTSNSSPEYNRSGNGHQLVEAHRSANIRNLNAQLTQIVNELEIEKRRGEELDRAWKTRLSQFWWEIPLNELGLQELQHLMFSLHELKNTIAKYATQIISMDQTTIGPTVIESGSNGFIPEPYYIFDTKHTNAEIYGNTLSLSFPY; from the coding sequence ATGATGAAGAAAAAGTGCAGTTCAGGTCGGCAAAGGATTCCGATTgagaaaataccaaaaaaaagtCACTTACAAGTAACATTTTCGAAGCGTCGTTCGGGACTCTTCAAAAAAGCCAGTGAGCTCTGCACACTCTGTGGAGTAGAAATCGCAATCATCGTTTTCTCTCCCGCGGACAAGGCCTTCTCGTTCGGCCACCCGCAAGTTGAATCCGTCGTTGATTCTTACGTAACTTCAAACTCATCACCAGAGTATAATCGCAGTGGTAATGGTCACCAACTCGTTGAGGCTCATCGCAGTGCTAATATTCGTAATCTCAACGCGCAACTCACTCAGATTGTTAACGAGCTAGAGATAGAGAAAAGGCGAGGAGAAGAGCTAGATCGAGCGTGGAAAACGAGACTGAGCCAATTCTGGTGGGAGATCCCCCTTAACGAACTTGGATTGCAAGAGTTACAGCATTTGATGTTTTCGTTGCATGAACTGAAAAATACTATTGCAAAATATGCTACCCAAATAATTTCCATGGACCAAACTACTATTGGGCCAACAGTCATAGAATCCGGGTCCAATGGATTTATCCCCGAGCCTTACTATATTTTCGACACCAAACATACTAATGCTGAGATTTATGGTAATACACTCAGTCTGAGTTTtccatattaa
- the LOC106777793 gene encoding uncharacterized protein LOC106777793, which produces MDPCPFVRILVGNLAVKSPASSKHSSFSGKVHPSTSSLFCKIQLKGVDCEESLSGSNVCSVPLITELDPHPRSLAASFDFSKPKIMKASKKAQIKILVYKGAATPSCIFTSAKLIGKISIPLDLTLAESRACTFHNGWLPLTKTTNQVQLLHLTVRADPDPRFVFRFDGEPECSPQVFQIKGDVKQPVFTCKFSFRDKNPAHFPSPNANSTAERKGWSITVHDLSGSPVAAASMATPFVPSPGSQRVSRSNPGAWLIIRPDGDGTWKPWGRLEAWREPNNSNAVGYRFQILPATADPVTLAGSTISSQHGGKFTIDATSGVTPLNTPRGSWDLGSGSGSGSSLDFGFEPNSVFNKGFVMSATVDGEGKCSKPEVEVGVQHVTCTEDAAAFVALAAALDLSMDACKLFSHKLRKELRQ; this is translated from the coding sequence ATGGATCCGTGCCCCTTCGTGCGGATTCTCGTCGGAAACCTCGCCGTAAAGTCTCCGGCGTCGTCCAAACATTCTTCGTTCTCAGGCAAGGTGCATCCTTCAACTTCTTCCTTATTCTGCAAGATTCAACTGAAGGGAGTGGATTGTGAGGAATCCCTTTCAGGCAGCAACGTCTGCAGTGTTCCTCTGATAACGGAGTTGGACCCGCATCCTCGGTCACTGGCGGCATCCTTCGATTTCTCCAAACCTAAAATCATGAAAGCGTCAAAGAAAGCCCAAATAAAGATATTGGTGTACAAGGGGGCGGCCACTCCTTCCTGCATCTTCACCTCCGCCAAACTAATAGGCAAAATCTCCATCCCCCTCGATCTAACCCTCGCCGAATCACGCGCCTGCACTTTCCACAACGGTTGGCTCCCCCTTACCAAAACCACCAACCAGGTCCAGTTACTTCATTTAACTGTCCGGGCCGACCCGGACCCGCGCTTCGTCTTCCGCTTCGACGGCGAACCGGAGTGTAGCCCCCAGGTTTTCCAAATCAAAGGCGACGTCAAGCAACCCGTTTTCACTTGCAAGTTCAGCTTCAGGGACAAGAATCCCGCTCACTTCCCCTCGCCCAACGCTAACAGTACCGCCGAGCGAAAAGGATGGTCCATCACCGTTCACGACCTTTCCGGCTCGCCGGTCGCCGCCGCCTCCATGGCCACGCCCTTCGTCCCTTCCCCGGGTTCGCAGCGGGTCAGCCGCTCCAACCCCGGGGCCTGGCTCATAATCCGCCCCGACGGAGACGGCACGTGGAAGCCCTGGGGCCGCCTTGAGGCCTGGCGCGAGCCCAACAATTCCAACGCCGTGGGCTACCGATTTCAAATCCTCCCCGCCACCGCTGACCCAGTCACCCTCGCAGGGTCCACCATCAGCTCCCAACACGGCGGGAAATTCACCATCGACGCTACCTCCGGCGTCACTCCGTTGAACACTCCGCGCGGCAGCTGGGATCTCGGGTCTGGTTCCGGGTCCGGGTCCAGTTTAGATTTCGGATTTGAACCGAATTCGGTTTTTAACAAGGGGTTTGTGATGTCAGCGACAGTGGACGGTGAAGGAAAATGTAGCAAGCCCGAAGTGGAGGTTGGGGTACAGCATGTGACTTGCACAGAAGATGCTGCTGCTTTCGTTGCTCTCGCGGCGGCCCTGGATTTGAGTATGGACGCTTGCAAGCTGTTCTCCCACAAACTCCGGAAGGAGTTAAGGCAGTAG
- the LOC106777792 gene encoding uncharacterized protein DDB_G0290803, with amino-acid sequence MIKRSPSRNNRTRGIKVKHILQIILLLGVFFWLIYQVKHSRDKKNEYDENDGEVSVGTKTVYPTPKLGRKDLHRGKDEDKHEHNEREEEGNEHEFEENDDKLGVRVGGDEEEEDESRSDEMEDERGGGDDEIDETDQEQSAADIDRDEDLPDDDEEKEEDGDEKENSSKEEEKDGSVEKHNSHEAREQHYKGDDASSAVTHDTSTTSTETVSLLENPEVNLDFNNKEAELAGEQSSNASLFNAVYSSHLHNVTTTFLDSHSEAGTNLTVVIAGGSNDLTRISANTSFEPNKTVIFSESYQTQNGTGNTTVTGVVKSILTEGLVQGGNKVSEENQLGSNSAVPVEIEKGDAVAGESSNLEGGVQENTTKSVESNETDNNTEVSETNNSKNVSHTNENTDSIKDGFKGDSSDSHILKSVAEDRTDLDTLPDIIKEGDIVDAIATD; translated from the coding sequence ATGATTAAGCGGTCGCCAAGTAGGAACAACAGAACCAGAGGCATCAAGGTAAAGCATATTCTGCAGATTATTCTGTTGTTGGGCGTTTTCTTCTGGTTGATCTATCAGGTAAAGCACTCTCgtgataagaaaaatgaatatgaTGAAAATGATGGAGAAGTGTCAGTTGGAACTAAGACTGTGTATCCGACTCCGAAACTTGGTAGAAAAGATCTTCATCGGGGTAAGGATGAAGATAAGCATGAACACAATGAACGTGAGGAAGAAGGAAATGAGcatgaatttgaagaaaacgATGACAAGCTTGGAGTGAGAGTAGGAGGAGacgaggaagaggaagatgaaagcAGAAGCGATGAGATGGAAGATGAAAGGGGTGGAGGAGATGATGAGATAGATGAGACTGATCAAGAGCAATCAGCAGCGGATATTGATCGTGATGAAGATCTGCCCGACgatgatgaagaaaaggaagaggacGGTGATGAGAAAGAAAACAGCAGTAAGGAGGAGGAAAAGGATGGTTCAGTTGAAAAGCACAACAGTCATGAAGCCCGGGAGCAACATTACAAGGGGGATGATGCTTCTAGTGCTGTGACTCACGATACTAGTACAACTAGCACTGAAACTGTGTCACTTTTAGAAAACCCTGAGGTAAACTTGgattttaataataaagaagCTGAATTGGCGGGTGAGCAGTCTTCCAATGCGAGCTTGTTCAACGCTGTGTATAGCTCACATCTACACAATGTTACCACGACATTTTTGGACAGTCATTCAGAAGCAGGCACTAATCTGACAGTAGTGATTGCTGGAGGGAGCAATGACTTGACAAGAATCAGTGCCAATACTTCATTTGAACCGAATAAAACGGTGATATTTTCTGAATCATACCAAACTCAAAATGGTACCGGGAACACAACAGTAACCGGGGTAGTCAAAAGTATACTCACAGAAGGGTTAGTGCAGGGTGGCAATAAGGTCTCTGAAGAAAACCAGCTTGGTTCTAACTCGGCAGTCCCTGTTGAAATAGAAAAGGGAGATGCAGTTGCAGGTGAATCTTCTAATCTAGAGGGTGGTGTACAAGAGAACACAACAAAATCTGTGGAATCAAATGAAACAGATAATAACACTGAAGTGAGTGAAACTAACAATTCTAAGAATGTTTCTCATACGAATGAGAACACTGATTCTATCAAGGATGGATTCAAAGGTGATTCATCTGATTCTCACATCCTCAAGAGTGTGGCAGAGGACCGAACTGATCTGGATACGTTGCCAGATATTATAAAAGAAGGGGATATTGTTGACGCCATTGCAACAGACTAA
- the LOC106777594 gene encoding cysteine-rich receptor-like protein kinase 10: MVKHVSMASLKLVLLLFILSFFNLNTCKAQEQNTDPVYLYHNCSGGNTTANSAYQLNVGTLFSSLSSKSIEFSNDTVGTSSSDRVYGLFMCRGDVPTALCQQCVLNATRRLRSECSLAKQAVIWYDECTVRYSNRSFFSTVAVRPRLGLLNTANISNQESFMKLLFSTINTTADEAANFSVGLKKYATKQANISGFQSLYCLAQCTPDLSPQDCRSCLSGVIGDLPWCCQGKQGGRVLYPSCNVRYELYPFYRQVTPAPPPSSPLLPPPASANSQGGGGISTGTIVAIVVPITVAVLLFIVGICFLSRRARKKEGSLKEGKNVDDITTVESLQFSFGTISAATNNFSAENKLGEGGFGEVFKGALPTGQEIAVKRLSKSSGQGGEEFKNEVVVVAKLQHRNLVRLLGFCLQGEEKILVYEYVPNKSLDYTLFDPEKQRELDWKRRYKIIEGTARGIQYLHEDSRLRIIHRDLKASNILLDSDLSPKISDFGMARIVGVDQTQGNTDRIVGTYGYMAPEYAMHGEFSVKSDVYSFGVLLMEIISGKKNSSFYQTDGAEDLLSYAWLLWKDGTPLELMDPILRESYNQNEIIRTIHIGLLCVQEDPEDRPTMATIVLMLDSSTVTLPTPKRPAFFIHSGTDTYMPKGQQFDQSITKSLPVSINEVSISEMDPR; the protein is encoded by the exons ATGGTTAAGCACGTATCCATGGCTTCGCTCAAGCTTGTGCTGCTGTTGTTCATTCTCAGCTTCTTCAACTTGAACACTTGCAAAGCACAGGAACAGAACACCGACCCTGTCTATCTGTACCATAATTGCTCAGGCGGCAACACCACCGCCAACAGTGCCTACCAACTAAACGTCGGCACCCTCTTCAGTTCCCTATCTTCAAAATCCATAGAATTCTCAAACGACACCGTCGGAACATCCTCCTCCGACAGGGTGTACGGACTGTTCATGTGCAGAGGAGACGTGCCCACAGCGCTGTGTCAACAGTGCGTGTTGAACGCAACGCGACGTCTCCGCTCAGAGTGCTCTCTGGCCAAACAGGCCGTGATATGGTACGACGAGTGCACTGTTCGCTACTCCAACCGCTCTTTCTTCTCCACGGTGGCCGTTCGGCCGCGTCTCGGACTCCTCAACACTGCCAACATATCCAACCAAGAATCCTTCATGAAACTGCTTTTCTCAACCATAAACACAACCGCGGATGAGGCTGCCAACTTTTCCGTGGGATTGAAGAAATACGCGACCAAGCAGGCCAACATTTCTGGGTTTCAGTCACTATACTGTTTGGCTCAGTGCACACCCGATCTGTCCCCGCAAGACTGCAGAAGCTGTCTCAGTGGTGTGATTGGAGACCTTCCTTGGTGCTGTCAGGGAAAGCAGGGAGGAAGGGTTCTCTATCCTAGCTGCAACGTTAGGTACGAACTCTATCCTTTCTACCGACAAGTCACACCCGCGCCTCCACCCTCATCGCCCCTACTTCCTCCTCCAGCTTCCGCTAATTCCCAAG GAGGCGGTGGGATCTCAACTGGGACCATTGTTGCGATTGTGGTTCCAATTACGGTAGCCGTGCTTCTCTTTATAGTGGGAATTTGTTTCTTGAGTAGAAGAGCTAGAAAGAAGGAGGGTTCTCTAAAGGAAGGAAAAA ATGTAGATGACATCACCACTGTGGAATCCTTGCAATTCAGCTTTGGCACGATTTCAGCGGCCACAAACAATTTCTCTGCGGAAAACAAGCTGGGGGAGGGTGGATTTGGTGAGGTTTTCAag GGTGCTCTTCCGACTGGACAAGAAATAGCTGTCAAGAGACTCTCCAAAAGTTCTGGGCAAGGTGGAGAAGAATTTAAGAATGAAGTGGTGGTGGTTGCCAAGCTCCAACATAGAAATTTAGTGAGGCTTCTCGGGTTTTGCTTGCAAGGAGAAGAGAAGATACTTGTTTATGAATATGTTCCCAACAAAAGTCTCGATTACACTCTCTTCG ACCCTGAAAAGCAAAGGGAGTTGGATTGGAAGAGACGTTACAAGATCATTGAAGGGACTGCTCGAGGCATTCAATATCTTCATGAAGATTCTAGGCTTAGAATTATACATCGAGATCTTAAAGCAAGTAACATATTGTTAGATAGCGATTTGAGTCCAAAAATCTCAGATTTTGGCATGGCAAGAATAGTTGGAGTTGATCAAACTCAAGGAAACACGGACAGAATTGTAGGAACCTA tGGATATATGGCTCCAGAATATGCAATGCATGGAGAGTTCTCTGTTAAATCTGACGTGTACAGTTTTGGAGTCCTCCTTATGGAGATTATAAGCGGCAAGAAAAATAGCTCTTTCTATCAAACAGATGGTGCTGAGGATCTATTGAGCTAT GCGTGGCTACTTTGGAAGGATGGAACACCTTTGGAACTGATGGACCCCATATTAAGAGAATCCTACAATCAGAATGAAATCATCAGAACCATCCATATTGGTCTGCTGTGTGTCCAAGAAGATCCTGAAGACAGACCTACAATGGCAACAATAGTTCTTATGCTAGATAGTAGCACTGTTACTCTACCAACTCCTAAGCGGCCTGCATTTTTCATCCACAGTGGAACTGATACATACATGCCAAAAGGGCAGCAATTTGATCAGTCTATAACAAAATCATTACCAGTGTCTATCAATGAGGTTTCCATTAGCGAAATGGATCCTAGATAA
- the LOC111240535 gene encoding cysteine-rich receptor-like protein kinase 10 — MSERTLLQELTTPRHVAVTEEGDLISSEELLFMTLASIRVATDDFSDTNKLGQGGFGAVYKGVLADGNEVAVKRLSRKSWQGIEEFKNEVVLIAKLQHKNLVRLLGCALEGEEKLLIYEFMSNKSLDQLIFDPEKRSKLDWKTYNGIINGIARGLLYLHEESRLKIIHRDLKPNNVLLDHELLAKISDFGMARIFSENQNAANTKRVVGTYGYMAPEYAMEGLFSVKSDVFSFGVILLEIISGKRNSGFYQTELAPTLLAYAWRVWNEGKALDFVDPVVLESCLASEVVRCMHIGLLCVQENPEHRPTMSAVMLLLGSESMVLPQPKQPAFSLSRVLRLDPSSKTNPSENEIIFSEILPR; from the exons ATGAGTGAACGAACGCTATTACAAGAGTTGACTACCCCTAGGCATGTGGCAGTCACAGAAGAAGGTGATTTAATTAGTTCCGAAGAACTGTTGTTCATGACTTTAGCTTCAATCAGGGTTGCTACTGATGACTTTTCAGATACAAATAAGCTGGGACAAGGAGGGTTTGGTGCAGTTTACAAG GGTGTTCTGGCAGATGGTAATGAAGTAGCAGTCAAAAGATTGTCGAGGAAATCTTGGCAAGGCATAGAGgaatttaaaaatgaagttgTGCTGATTGCCAAACTTCAACACAAGAATTTGGTGAGGCTGTTAGGTTGTGCCTTGGAGGGAGAAGAAAAGTTACTGATATATGAATTCATGTCAAACAAAAGCCTTGATCAACTTATATTTG ATCCAGAAAAACGTTCAAAACTTGATTGGAAGACATACAATGGTATTATCAATGGCATAGCGAGAGGACTGCTTTATCTCCACGAGGAGTCTCGCCTTAAAATCATTCACAGAGACTTAAAACCCAATAACGTGTTGTTAGACCACGAACTGTTGGCTAAAATATCAGATTTTGGTATGGCCAGGATATTTTCTGAGAATCAGAATGCAGCAAACACCAAAAGAGTTGTGGGAACATA TGGATATATGGCTCCAGAGTATGCAATGGAAGGATTGTTCAGTGTGAAATCCGATGTGTTCAGCTTTGGCGTTATCTTGCTTGAAATCATCAGCGGAAAAAGAAACAGTGGTTTTTACCAAACCGAACTTGCCCCGACACTGCTGGCATAT GCATGGCGAGTGTGGAATGAAGGAAAAGCATTGGACTTTGTGGATCCAGTGGTGTTGGAATCATGCCTTGCATCTGAAGTTGTAAGATGCATGCACATTGGGCTGCTGTGCGTGCAGGAAAATCCGGAACACAGGCCCACCATGTCAGCTGTGATGCTTCTCCTGGGAAGTGAATCAATGGTCCTTCCCCAACCAAAACAGCCTGCTTTTTCTTTGAGTAGGGTGCTTCGTCTCGATCCATCTTCAAAAACCAACCCTTCGGAAAACGAGAttatattttctgaaattttacCTCGATGA
- the LOC111240536 gene encoding cysteine-rich repeat secretory protein 38-like yields the protein MFMSSLNLVSGEDPIDIYCPSEFPTYNLNSSFHDNLKLVLGLLSSDNASKAGFYNTSIGEEPNKVYGQSLCRGDIGNSTVCKECIEKASQDIMNSCRSENAMTWYNLCQVRYSFQSFDVKAYTGKYPKQNDEEKNVSDPIRFREYLTFLMKNLSNEAAFNPVKNMFAAGEIDYPGKKTIYGLVQCTRDMSLEDCSSCLSSAFTEITTCCSYREGGIILSRTCNMRFQMSQFFNASSAYLLVYPTSSEGKRKSWILVLIICGSIFVLALVVGLGIACLRRKKKRDRGNFYYAIC from the exons ATGTTTATGTCGTCTCTCAATCTCGTTTCTGGAGAAGACCCTATTGATATTTACTGTCCCAGTGAATTCCCAACGTACAACCTTAATAGTTCATTCCATGACAACCTCAAGCTTGTTCTGGGGTTGCTTTCCTCCGACAACGCTTCAAAGGCTGGTTTCTATAACACTTCCATAGGAGAAGAGCCAAACAAAGTGTACGGACAGTCACTGTGCAGAGGGGACATCGGCAACTCCACAGTTTGCAAAGAATGCATTGAGAAAGCAAGCCAAGATATAATGAATAGCTGCAGGAGTGAAAATGCAATGACATGGTATAACCTTTGCCAAGTACGCTACTCCTTTCAGAGCTTTGATGTGAAGGCTTACACCGGAAAGTATCCGAAGCAGAATGATGAGGAGAAGAATGTTTCTGATCCTATTCGATTTAGGGAATACTTGACTTTTCTAATGAAGAATCTCTCGAACGAGGCTGCTTTCAATCCTGTCAAAAACATGTTTGCGGCAGGTGAAATTGACTATCCTGGGAAGAAGACAATTTATGGGTTGGTCCAATGTACGAGGGACATGTCCCTCGAAGACTGTAGCAGTTGTTTGAGTTCCGCCTTCACAGAAATCACTACATGCTGCTCCTACAGAGAAGGTGGGATTATTCTTAGTCGTACTTGCAATATGAGGTTCCAAATGTCTCAGTTCTTCAATGCTTCTTCTGCATATCTGTTGGTTTACCCAACTTCCTCAG AAGGGAAACGGAAGTCCTGGATTCTTGTGCTGATTATATGTGGGTCGATTTTTGTATTAGCACTTGTTGTTGGGTTGGGCATTGCATGCTTACGacgaaagaaaaagagagacaGAGGTAACTTCTACTATGCAATTTGTTAG
- the LOC106776559 gene encoding cysteine-rich receptor-like protein kinase 10 produces MHSKPIQLLLLCTFALFSDVVFGDPPYSICSSSGSYVNGSSYENNLNNLLSSLSSNASDYKFYNTSYGIASDRVYGLYMCLDYISNDNCQKCITTVTEDIVKLCPQAKEAIVWEELCQLRYSNINFLGSLNVTGNIGLDNVQNLTEPKKFESAVNETLRNLTKVASFHVSANMYATGDVPFGDQTIFALVQCTRDLAANDCNRCLQSAIGDIPNCCYASIGARVLSRSCYLRYEFYAFYNGVTGPTDSSNGKKESKNKSSKTWMIAGITVVVGLVIVFFIFGLYLFRNKRHRHGKNERENHNINLGSLRVATNNFSDLNKLGQGGFGPVYKGKLGDGQEVAIKRLSACSEQGSEEFINEVLLIMKLQHKNLVKLLGFCVDGEEKLLVYEFLPNGSLDVVLFDPMQRAQLDWSKRLNIINGIARGILYLHEDSRLKVIHRDLKASNVLLDYDMNAKISDFGMARIFSGNEGEANTATIVGTYGYMAPEYAMEGLYSIKSDVFGFGVLLLEIITGKRNAGFYHSKNTPSLLSYAWSLWNEGKGIELSDSLLCDSCPGDEFLRYMQIGLLCVQEDAYDRPTMSSVVMMLKNESATLGHPEKPPFSVGRFNANEQDSQECSVNFLTVSDILPQ; encoded by the exons ATGCATTCCAAACCCATTCAATTGCTGCTTCTTTGCACTTTTGCTTTGTTTTCAGATGTTGTATTTGGTGATCCTCCGTATAGTATCTGTTCTTCAAGCGGTAGCTATGTAAACGGCAGTTCCtatgaaaacaatttaaacaaccTGCTTTCATCTTTATCCTCCAATGCTTCAGACTACAAATTCTATAATACTTCTTATGGGATTGCCTCTGACAGAGTTTATGGCCTCTACATGTGCCTcgactatatttcaaatgaTAATTGCCAGAAATGCATCACAACAGTAACAGAGGATATTGTCAAACtgtgtcctcaagcaaaagaaGCAATCGTGTGGGAAGAGTTGTGCCAGTTGCGTTATTCCAACATTAATTTCCTGGGTAGTTTGAATGTCACGGGGAACATTGGCTTAGATAATGTACAGAATCTTACAGAGCCAAAGAAGTTTGAGTCTGCTGTGAATGAGACACTAAGGAATCTTACTAAGGTAGCATCTTTTCATGTTTCGGCTAACATGTATGCTACTGGAGATGTCCCCTTTGGAGATCAAACAATATTTGCCTTAGTGCAGTGCACCAGAGATTTAGCTGCAAATGATTGTAATAGGTGCCTACAAAGTGCCATTGGAGATATACCAAATTGTTGCTATGCCTCCATCGGGGCCAGAGTTTTGAGCCGTAGCTGTTATTTAAGGTATgaattttatgcattttataATGGTGTCACAGGACCAACAGATTCTTCAAATGGcaagaaagaaagcaaaa ATAAGTCAAGCAAAACATGGATGATTGCTGGAATTACAGTTGTGGTAGGCTTGGTCatagtatttttcattttcggACTGTACCTTTTCAGGAATAAAAGACATCGGCATG gtaaaaatgaaagagaaaatcaTAACATCAATCTTGGATCTCTTCGAGTGGCTACCAATAATTTTTCTGATTTGAATAAGCTTGGACAAGGTGGCTTTGGCCCTGTTTACAAG gGGAAACTTGGTGATGGCCAAGAAGTAGCAATAAAGAGGTTATCAGCTTGCTCCGAACAAGGCTCGGAGGAATTCATAAACGAGGTTCTTCTGATAATGAAACTTCAACACAAAAATCTTGTAAAGCTTCTTGGATTTTGTGTAGATGGAGAGGAGAAGCTTCTCGTGTATGAATTTTTACCCAATGGTAGTCTTGATGTCGTACTCTTTG ATCCAATGCAACGTGCACAACTGGATTGGAGCAAACGCCTCAATATCATAAATGGAATAGCAAGAGGGATACTTTATCTTCACGAAGATTCTCGACTGAAAGTGATTCATAGAGACCTGAAAGCAAGTAATGTATTGTTGGACTATGACATGAATGCAAAGATCTCAGACTTTGGAATGGCAAGGATATTTTCAGGAAATGAAGGTGAAGCTAACACTGCTACAATAGTTGGAACATA TGGGTATATGGCTCCAGAGTATGCAATGGAGGGATTATATTCCATAAAATCTGATGTGTTTGGTTTTGGTGTACTATTGCTTGAGATCATTACAGGGAAACGTAATGCCGGTTTCTATCACTCTAAAAACACTCCTAGCCTTCTGTCATAT GCATGGAGTCTATGGAATGAAGGAAAGGGTATAGAACTGAGTGATTCCTTGTTGTGTGATTCATGCCCTGGAGATGAGTTTTTGAGATACATGCAGATTGGACTGCTGTGTGTTCAAGAGGATGCATATGATAGACCAACCATGTCTTCTGTTGTGATGATGCTGAAGAATGAATCAGCTACGCTTGGCCATCCAGAAAAACCACCTTTCTCTGTAGGGAGATTCAATGCCAATGAACAAGATTCACAAGAATGCTCAGTCAATTTCTTAACCGTGTCAGATATATTACCCCAGTAA